From the genome of Cololabis saira isolate AMF1-May2022 chromosome 1, fColSai1.1, whole genome shotgun sequence:
AGAAAACTTACTAGAAATAAAGCCATTATAGAGGGAAAACATTTGCAAAATaggtggttaaaaaaaaaccaacccagATAAATGCCTTTGAGATGTGCACTGTGTAATTGAGTGATACACTGTGTGTACTTTAAACTGGATTTGTATTAATCAACTGTTCTGTATGTCTCACTAGAGAACAGAGAGCTTTAAAGTTAATATTTTGTATTCCTGCTGCTGAAGTCGTCCACAGTCAGTGATAATCTAAATGTGAAAGTGAGTGGCCCAAATGATGCCAAGGCCTTCATCTACTTCATCCGCCTTCTTTGTAAAGGCTCCTGTGCCACTAAATCTTAAAATTATTAAAGAGTCTATCTCTGACACATTATTgacacatttttaaaagaaaaatgcaattAGTAATACTTGGTAAATGAtatatttagctttttttaaaGAGCTGCTGTTTCATTAACTTTCGATCCTAAGTTTTCAGAGCTTGCTTGTTTAACAACACTTGACCCCAGATACAGTAGGTGCTGAAGCAAAAGCAGAAGACAGAAGACAAATAAAAGGGCCGCCTTTAATGGTTCTGGATGATTTCATAAAACGCCCTGACATTTTAATTAGTAATCGAAACAGCACCCAAGGATTAATATGCAGAAGGcctaataaaacaacaacataaaaaagtcCTAAGTGGCATACAAGGAGAAACACATTACAATCATAACACCGGAAACTTGGATTTctgcaaaataaaagataatagaataaaataaaataactgtatAATGACTTTACTATGCAAGACATTGTTGGTCACACATCTTTTAATCACGTATAATCTTGCTTGCTGTCAGATCAGATAATCCTCACAGCTGCTTACCTGTAATATCCCGCCACAGGAAATCCAAGATGACAAAGGTCCTCGgctcttgttttatttcttttccaaCTGTTCCTTGAGCTCACTTGAATCAGTTCCCAGTCTGCCGTTGTGTATCACGTTCACCCATTGACTCCGTCTCCTTCACCTCAGTGGAGGGAGCTGCTCACTCCCTCTTGTTTTCACTCTCCGTGCTCCTCATCCTCACCTCTGCCGGGGAGGGAGGGGCTGAGAGACAGGCTGACTGAGGAACAGGGAACACCAAGGGCTCGCTGTCTTTGTGAGTGTGTCAAAGCAGCGATTTAACAAGCCTGTCTCTGTGGATAAAGAGGAATTACGGAATGAAAGACAAgcttaaataaatgaaataaaaagagtAGAAAGACCTTAATGAAATGAGCCACAGTGAGACCTTTATTGTGCAGCTCCTAATGGTGGAGCAGAACCACAGGGAATATCTCGATAATAATATTTTACTTCCTTCTGCTGGGAGCAGAACATTAATGGCCATGAAGCACTGACAGCGACATGCAGACACAGTTTTGGTTGGTGGAATATAGAGTTTAATAACAGTTGAGTGTTTGGagtaagcacaataaatattTAACAATTTAGTTTCAAAATAAGAATCCAAAGAGACAGAGtcagtatgaaaaaaaaatacaccagCAGATTTATCTTAAATCTGTGATCAACTATATGTATAATTTATTTGTATTGAGAAAAAACATACCCATTTTGAGTTAGATGTCAGTGAAAAGTTTCAAAACTATGTGCAAGCGTAGGTTAGCCACTGATGCGTAGTTTTGAAATCAATAtagacatatactgtatattttatGGTCCAAAGCTCTCAAATGATGTCTTATTTCACTTACTGGAGACGATCAATCCTCCAGAATACTGGAACTTTTGAGTATTATTTTTAGaaacttttatacatttttgtagATATATTGAAGTAAATAAATGCAGAAGAAGAATATGTTAACAGTAATAACAATCACGATATCAGCCATGCATCTTTCATTAAATCACACAGTAAGAGCAAAAACAGGTAAATAATAATTTCCTGTTAATAGGCTTCCGTctttctcctcatctcctcctaCACGTTCCTTTATCCTTTTTACTCATGTCCCATGTTTCAGCTTTCTCCTCTTCATCTTTTCCAGTTTTTCCCTTCTCCCATAACTTCCACCAACTTTTCTTCCTCTTATCGTCCTCCGTCTTGTATTTGAGCCTCCTGACGGGGTCGGTGGCACTGCGCAGATTAAGGTCATCAAACTCCTCATTGAGCACGAACGTCCGCTCGATGAGCTCAGCTGATTCCTGCCAGTTGCGGAAACAGTCGGTGCCGAGATGAGAGATGTCCTGCCAAGCATTTGGGGAGATGACGGAGCCGTCAGGACGCAGGACCACCACTGTTGGCACTTCCTTCACCTTAAACATGGCCTGAAGTTCCCTGGAGAACAGTCGACAACACAACCTGCGTTACAAACAGTAAAACCTCTCACACTTTCATTTACAGAagtgagaaaaacccagaaatGTAAAACTTTTTTCCCGTCATCCACCTACAGTCTGTACGGGTCCTCAAAGGCCAGAAACAAAGCCTTTTTGTGCACTTCTTTCAGAAATCTTTCCTGCTGCTCCTCTGACTGGTCCAAGCTGGAGGGAAGAGGGAAGTCTCGTTACTGAAGAAAACTTTATAGATGCAATGTATTTATGTGTAAAcattgaagaaaaaacaaaaagcccaGATGGGAACCTGATGTAGATGAGTGCTAGCAGTTTGGGGTATTCGATGTACGCTGGATCTTTCAGCCTCTTAAAAAAGTCATTCAGAACAGGTGCAAACATCTGGCATTTCTCACACCTGGCAGATGCGAAGAACAGCAACAAGATGCGGTTTTCGAGGATCCCAATGATCTCACGCTCTGTGTTGAGCTCATCTTGATCTGAATTGTTTTCTATCAGAACTTGGTTCAGGAACAGGTCCACCATCATGAAAGAGAGGAATGGGGAATGCCGAAAATCCCTCTGTAGATGGACGGTAAAATAGGGTTAGAAAGACATTCAATAGCTGCACAGTGTGATCATCATCGGTGCTTCCACTGATCCCAGCATGAGACTTCTGCAAAGTTAGCTGAACTTTACACTGAGCGCTTATtagtttgtgtaaaaaaaaaatcaaaagcagcCTTGAAAATAGAGAATAAACCATTTTTTTCCCTCAGTTAagttttttaattgtttcttTAAGGACAATTGCATCCAATTATGATCACAGGCCCCTGAAACTTTGTCaaaacaaggcaagtttatttctacaatttttacaattatttcaCAATTCAACCACCATTATAGTGCTttacagacattaaaacatataaaaaagcatgatttgaatttgaatgtaaacaaaaaagaatagaTAAAAATCAGTAAttaaaatatgatcaagtttTGAAACAAGTTAAAAAGTAACAGTGcaggcctcatttataaagcttgcgtgtggacaaaacagggcttgaaagatgtgcacgccaccttctacgcaaaggttgggatttttaaaaaaaaacgtaaggGGAAAATGTGCatatctttacgcaaactttgatcctagcgcacaaacatcttgaagatatggggaactggcgacgcagacggtgaggtggtgaaatgaagccagattcatgtcatacttttaatgtcatcacatatcagacttgtaatataatagcgctgattgtgtccctctgtgtttgaagcacagcgtcagtcagtcgGCCACTTCCAGCCGCGCCATGCGCTTGGttcgctctggtgctgctgccgcggtgcaggacatgccgtgccgggaacctcctcgtcacccaccactTCCAACCGGAGAGTGAGTGACTGAGGGACATAACAAATAAGTGCCGGgtcactctcctcttggcctccaccttcagatcgcaccacttcttttttatttctgccacagatctgtccgtggcactcacggcgtttacagcgcagcaacgacgtgctgccactcactcgctttatttctgttagtgatgccactactgtgactaccaaataatgttgttttcctggcctccacctcatccacgacatctcgatctcggtctccgttaaaatttagtggcacggttgcccggctcaacatgtctcattcatcctgacgcacagcagtgtaggaaacaggctgcaggaagccgctgcgcatgatcaacaggctcatttatatgcaaatacagtcatcaagtactttgcattgaccattcatggtaaaaagtgggcgtgtagagggcgggatatgaggcgaattcttgtgcgcaaccttccagctggactgtgatttataaagggaacattgcgtgcagatgtgcgtgcacacggttttataaatcaggatttttcttgtgcgcacgccatttttggcttttgagcgcacgtacacttttagtatgaatcctacgcactcttttataaacgAGGCCCCAGGTTTAGAGCTTTactcaaatgcagctgagaacaggtgtgtcttcaacctggatttaaataaactgagtgtttcagctgatctgaggctttctgggagtttgttccagacatgtggagcatagaagctgaatgcagcttctccatgtctggttctgactctgggaactgataaaaaacagatccagatgaccaaggggtctggaaggttcatactgggtcaggaggtcactgtCTGGGTCCTAAACCTTTCAAGAAATATATTCAAAAGTTAACAAtattaaaaaatgaaacaacATATGAAACAAAGTTAAAAATCCCAAGATGGCACATTTGAAAAGGCTCCACCTCCATCTGATGCTGAGTGGGATAAAGCAGGTGTAGAAACATTGATGAATGGAGAAGAACCTGATGACCTCGCTGCTGGGtgagtttacagcagcaaataaCGAAGACAGCCGCAGCTTGTCACAGCATTTTTTGGTCcaaattaaactgaaatattctcAAACAAGGTACTTGTATACTATGTAATTGTCCcttcaacaaaaaaatacaatgaatcTTTGAAAATATCTTGCGTTTATTTGGTTGCCTACTAAATGACATCAAATACCAGCTTCAAATGTTCATATAaacaaaagtaataataatataaacataCAGAGTGAACCATACAgccaggaacacacacacacacacacacacacacacacacacacacacacacacacacacacacacacacacacacacacacacacatacacatacacgcgcacacacacacacacacacacacacacacacacgcacacgcacacacacacacacacacacacacacacacacacacacacacacacacacacacacatacacgcacacacacacacatacacgcgcacacacacacacacacacacacacacacacacacacacaaaaaacacattagaaaataaatcagaaatAGAACTAAAGTTCAGGCCTAAGAGCTGAGAAATGGGTTTTATCTGTCTCGCCCAGCCTGTATTTCTGTCACAGTGGGCTGTGAATTGACAGCGATAACCTCACAAATTAGATTTGGCTCTCTGGCTCTGAGCTGTGCCAGATCCATTTGAGACTACAATTCTGGACCGAAACTTCCCAGACCGATGTGAGAGAATTATGGGTGAAACATAGCAGCATCAGACCGTAGCGGGAGACTGAGGATTTACTGTAAGACTTAGAAGAAGGCTGGAACTTAAATCCTACATTTTAAAGGTTGTTTTACAGTCATCCTGTTTACTACTCCAAGCTGATCAATGGCATCTGATGGCATCTACGCCGGCCATATTGCTGTGTTTTGTTAGTCCCTAATTTAATAGTCCATCAGTCTTCGTACGAGCTCTAGCAGCTGAATTTACACGAGTAATTTACCTCACCTTGGAACTCTTCCACTCCGACAAGAAATACTCCGCAGTTTTCTCCTCTTTCAGGCCATTGTTCTTCCTATttgattcattttcttttcttctttaaatcTTGCAAAGTTTATTTTAGCGACACCTTTCACCGTCTCTTCACTCCTCTCTGCAATATGTTCATGCTGCACTCTGTAGCCTGTTCAGGGAGATTACAGATAGCTGGAGGTGTGGCAGGGCTGTAATTGAGGGGTCGAGATtgctcctgtgtgtgtgtgtgtgtgtgtgtgtgtgtgtgtgtgcgtgtgtgtgtgttctgtagCCCCTAAAACTGCAGCTCAACAGCAGAAATCTTATTACtcgaagagaagaagggagggaggaaaggaaggatgaagaaagAGGACAAATTGGATTGCAAAGCGAGGGCAGAGAAGCACTGTGGGTGAAgtggagggaggaaaaaaaagactgggAGGAAATGCAAAGAGGGGAAGAGAGGTTTTATGCAAGCATGAAGTGAATCCAGTGACCTGTTTCAACCTTCTCTCACAGCCACGGGTGGTGGTTGAAGTCTGCTATCGGCCCATTTACCCTCCAAAGCATTACAGCGGATCTTTCACATTTGCTATCGAGCTGATTTGACAGGCAGGACGGGAGAAAGTGTCAAGGAAACGGACCAGGAAAGTTGACAGTTTGAGAGCAGTTCCAGTGAACCCCCATGTTGTTCACTGGAGAAACGCCAGCAGATCTGCAGAGGCGCATGCAGAACATACCCGGGTTAATCTCGGGGAGAGCGATGAGGTAAATATAGAGGCGGGGGAACGAGAGATCTAATAGGATTAGTCTGAGTCGCACAGAGAAACGTCACTGAGCACTCTCCCACAGCATAATACACATGAACACGGGCTACTTTGGACACTGACACATGAGCGTgaacgcgcacacacacacacacacacacacacacacacacacacacacacacacacacacacacacacacacacacacacacacacacacacacacacacacacacacacacacacacacacacacacacacacacacacacacacacacacacacacacacacacacaccaaagctTTTGAGCCACCCCTGAGGCACAGCTTTACAGAGTGGGTGCCAACAGGAGCCCGTCCGTCACCCAGTCGACAGATGACAGTAAATTATCTGtcaaaatcaattctcataaCTGTGGTGACCTGTTAGCTTTTCTTCTATAATGTAATcaacattttaatttttatgaCTGAACTCTGAAGAGCATCCATTTTCGGCACCACAGATATGTTTAATTATCTTACCCTGTAGACCAATAAATATGTAACATTAAccgtttttttaaatgtttcaacCATGATTCAAGTATTGCTGTTTTTCTGTGCAATGTTCCTTTGACGGAAGAAGAGATACATAAATAACCAGCATGTTATAAAGTAACAACGTTGGaggaggaaaataataataatgcaggaACCTGGCCTTCTTAAaccgaaaaaaaataaagatatagcAAACATCGGTACGGTCCAGCCTCCTTAAAATAACTGAATCTGTGCTGTTTTTAGGGAAGACACTAAATACTGGGTGTTTGATTGCAGGGTCATTATGCTCTGAGCTTTGAATGTTTTTGTTTCGTGTACATATTATCCAGAGATACACCAATATGGAGTTTTCTGTGACTGATGCTTATTTTTACGGCCAATAATCGTCCAACAGATGAATCAGTCTCCTATCTTTACTATCATAGTATTTTCTGTTCTGGCTATTAATAATGAGAAAGGTGTGCTGAATCAAACAAAGACAGAATTAAAAGATAATGCAAAATTAACCACTTGAATCCACTGTGAAGCATCTGTAAGCATAATAATCAGTTTTTATAagaccctgaacaggatgaagcaggtatagaaaatggatggatgatgttcTCCATTAGTGTTAAAGGTGTAAAAGGCATTAAAATAAGCTATTTCCATTCTGAGGCGCTGCAGGCTGCCGTTTACATTCTTCCGTTCTAGTTTTACAGTCATTTCTTGCGTTTTTGGTGAGTTGGATGGTAGTTGAGGATATTCAGTTTATTTCAATCTGTTGCTGCATCTTTCAGACAGATGAAAAGTAATGGTTGACAGGATGACACTGAGCAGAAGGGGAATGGTCTAGAGTCTAGACTGATAATGATCCAAAAAGGACCAGCAATAATCGCAGAAGAGTTTCAGAATAAGATGTAAAACAGATGTGTTCAGGTACGTCCTCTGAATTGTATTCAGCAGAAAACGTCTGATGTATTTCAGAGAGAAAAGTAGAGAAGCATTACCCTGCAGATaacagataaaagaaacaacaTACACATCTCTCCTGCAATGTGTTCAGCAGTGGTGTGCTGACCTTTGAGTTGGTtttataaacatttttaaatctgaTCAGTTAAATTTAAGCCTGAAAAACACCCCACTTTTAAGCTTCGGGGTGACTCTTCCTATAAAACGCAGTTTTGAGTCACCAAAGTAACAGTGCACAGTGGTGTGCTAGTTTCTGTTGTATACTCACAGACTTAATGAAGGTGTTACTTCTCACTTaggttttttcccctctctctaATCTTATTAGAAACTCTTAATCAAACTTGATGAGACAGTGGAGGAGCCACAATAGCAGGGGCACGCTTCACCGGTCAACAATTAGAGAACGTGTGGAAAAACAGTAAAGGAGGAGTAATGGTGTCATGCTGCAGCCCAAACTGGTCATTGTGTGATTATGCAGCAGCAACACAGCAGAAGGCAATAATTACATGATGTCACAGCTGCACTGGGTTTTCTTCATGTTTATGCAGCGATACAACCACTGCACTCCAGTAAAACAGCCAgaacagggttttttttttttgacaatttAACATCACTGgtctgaaaagaaaatcaacCTTGAATTAATAAATACTACCTTTATGCTTCGAAGTGAGCGCTGAAGTGTTGgtgtgtttttcctctttttctgaaACTGCAAGGTAATATGAGCATAGGACAATTAGTCGGATAAACTTTTCATAAAATATACTTTATTCTTAGGTtagtacaaaataaaacaagagagcattttaaaaacaaaaaggagacAAAACACTGAAACTCTAAAGATGTACAGTAATTTAATTTATTCCAACAGACAACATGAAACCAAAGCTGCTAGTTTCTGTTAAAACTTCAATATTTTGAGAgcagaaaaacaggaaacactAAACTGAttgttttgcaaatgtaaaaatgttgtaCATCATGTGACAAAATGTTTAACTTAAGAAAATAGAAACACAAACCCTAAAAAAGTGAAGAACATTCTGAAGACGTGGAGCCGTGCTAAACGCTAAAAATATTCAGTTTCAGAACCCCGAGTAGGGTTGCGAGATACATCTTAAGGTCTCAGGATGATTTGGAAAAGAAAGTAGGAACATACAGACATACTGCACTTCTTCCCCAGAAATTACACCCTTTATCGTCACTTACATCTTTTGTAATAGCTAGTTAAACAACAACTCTTTGGCACAACTGGCTCAAGCCAGTGGACTTGCAAAAGGTCACAAGCCAAACAGCTTCCAGGCAAAACCAGAGAAAAATCATGTAAAAGGTAAGATTTGGGGGAATCTGTAAAAGAGTAAAATAATATCAAAAGCTTCCATTTAACCCAAAACATACTGCAGCTTTAATATACAACTACAAAGGTTCTGCTGATGTGAAGCAGGGCAGGCGAAACGCTGCTGGAAGTCGTCCGATAGTGTTTTAAAGTTGGATATGTGAAATTACGGTCAAACTTCCTTTAGATTCTTATTTTGTTACACAAAGGAAGATGTGCGCATCATGGCATGAGCGTGGAAAATCTCAATCAATAAAGGAGAAATACTCACGAACGGATCCGGCTGTGAACGAGGCACAACATGTAATGAGGCATGAAATGTGTGATGcaataaattaaacaaaagctGCTGACTCTTCAAGAGTTAACTCTACATCTAAATCTCTCAAGAGAGATACAATAGTGGAGTGAGAAATGTACATAGAAAACCATTTTTCCTCATCAGATCAGTGTCAATCCTCTCTGCCGTTCCAGTTCCATCACGCTGCCTCCGTATTCTCCTTTTTGCTTCCCATCACAGCTTTTGTTCGCTCTCCCTCGCCGCTGCACTCTGGACTTCTTACTCTCCTACTCTTTGTGTCTTTGGTTCTTCGTCACAGCTCGTCTCGAGCGCTCCAGTTGTCCATTTCAGACTGCAGGACGTCAGAGTTCTGGGCATTGAAGCTCAGCTCGCCCTGCTCCTGAGTCTTCCTGGACCTGGCTCGATCCCAGTCGGTTTTGACCGTTTCATTGTCCCAGACGACGGATGTTTCCGTGTCACTTATGTAGCCCGTGTCTCCCGTGTAATGGGTTGGATACACTAAGAGCGGCTCGGCAGAAAATGCAAGCAGGTCCCGATGCTCAAACTGGTCCATGTACTCTGAACTGATAAGAGATGAGAGCGAGGACGCAGTTATGTTAAGGAAAAGTAGCAGGAGACGTACACGGAAGAGAGATAAAGAGAATACGTGTTCTACTTACATGGGGTGTTTGTCATACAACACAGGGAGGAACTCATCCACAGGAAGCATCTTGGTCAAAGGCTCAGC
Proteins encoded in this window:
- the LOC133452636 gene encoding nucleoredoxin-like protein 1; this encodes MMVDLFLNQVLIENNSDQDELNTEREIIGILENRILLLFFASARCEKCQMFAPVLNDFFKRLKDPAYIEYPKLLALIYISLDQSEEQQERFLKEVHKKALFLAFEDPYRLELQAMFKVKEVPTVVVLRPDGSVISPNAWQDISHLGTDCFRNWQESAELIERTFVLNEEFDDLNLRSATDPVRRLKYKTEDDKRKKSWWKLWEKGKTGKDEEEKAETWDMSKKDKGTCRRR